A genomic stretch from Limanda limanda chromosome 11, fLimLim1.1, whole genome shotgun sequence includes:
- the fdps gene encoding farnesyl pyrophosphate synthase isoform X1 — translation MRRLLGLLVQLPGKWRPVPPLKFKHTCPLVLSSSSLQADSTSNGTMNGTHSKKPLLSDPQLFEDQFDELLTELTERDLTDPVLADALRRMREVMVYNAPGGKRNRGLSVIGSLRELLPASELTQDTVQRALVIGWCIELLQAFFLMSDDIMDSSVTRRGQPCWYKKDGIGLDAINDAFLMEGLIYRLLRRHCRDQSYYVHLLELFTETSFQTELGQTLDLITAPPGQIDFNRFTMERYKAIVKYKTAFYSFYLPVAAAMYMAGITSDEEHNNAKYILLEMGEFFQIQDDYLDCFGDPAVTGKIGTDIQDNKCSWLVVTALEIMTAEQRAELETCYARHDEASIEKVKALYNTLQMPTLYHKYETESYQRLQKLIARHAQNLPHPIFLNFADKIYKRIK, via the exons ATGAGACGCCTGCTCGGCCTGCTGGTGCAACTCCCCGGGAAGTGGCGACCGGTGCCTCCGCTGAAGTTTAAACACACATGTCCTCTTGTGCTGTCCTCCTCGTCCCTGCAGGCGGACAGCACCAGCAACGGGACCATGAACGGGACCCACAGCAAGAAGCCGCTGCTGTCCGACCCGCAGCTGTTCGAGGATCAGTTCGATGAGCTGCTGACGGAGCTGACGGAGCGGGACCTCACTGACCCGGTGCTGGCGGATGCTCTGCGCAGGATGAgagag GTTATGGTGTACAATGCCCCTGGAGGCAAGAGGAACCGAGGCCTGTCTGTGATTGGCTCGCTCAGGGAGCTTCTCCCGGCCTCTGAGCTCACCCAGGACACCGTGCAGCGGGCTCTGGTTATTGGCTGGTGCATTGAGTTG CTTCAGGCATTTTTCCTCATGTCAGATGATATCATGGATTCATCTGTGACTAGGAGAGGGCAACCCTGCTGGTACAAGAAG GATGGAATAGGTTTGGATGCCATCAATGATGCGTTTCTCATGGAAGGATTGATCTACAGGCTACTCCGCAGACACTGCAGGGATCAGTCGTACTATGTCCACCTGCTGGAGCTATTTACTGAG ACATCCTTTCAGACAGAGCTTGGCCAGACATTGGACCTCATTACAGCCCCCCCTGGTCAGATAGACTTCAACAGATTCACCATGGAGAG GTACAAAGCTATTGTAAAATACAAGACTGCTTTCTACTCTTTTTACCTCCCAGTGGCAGCTGCAATGTACATG GCAGGAATCACCAGCGATGAGGAACACAATAATGCCAAATACATCTTACTTGAGATGGGAGAATTTTTCCAAATACAG GATGACTACCTAGACTGTTTTGGTGACCCTGCTGTTACAGGAAAGATTGGTACAGACATTCAGGATAACAAGTGCAGCTGGCTGGTTGTGACGGCCCTGGAAATCATGACCGCTGAACAGAGAGCAGAGCTGGAG ACATGTTACGCACGCCACGATGAAGCCAGCATAGAGAAGGTCAAAGCGCTGTACAACACCCTGCAAATGCCAACACTGTACCACAAATACGAGACTGAGAGCTACCAGCGGCTGCAGAAGCTCATCGCTCGTCACGCTCAGAACCTCCCCCACCCCATCTTCCTCAACTTTGCTGACAAAATCTACAAGAGGATCAAGTGA
- the fam189b gene encoding protein ENTREP3 has protein sequence MPSPSDSSSVASASGSRGWSDSRRGMSGRGPGGARLLLYLGLCHLGLGAMVLAFSFTSMAFTSSARVRQSCPFWAGFFVVASGIVGIISWRRPLTLVVSLFMLLSAVCVILSLAGSMLSCQNAQMVKSMLTCQVENGLCVCCAPTQSCSITEEETLVLYLNADCHSVRHRLKDLLFSACGLSILSTIICTLSTVTCSIHIFSLDLVHLLAPHRSRSVNPECTTPQDAFLTNIMDFEEFVPPIPPPPYYPPEYTCSSETDAQSITYNGSMESPVPLYPTDCPPPYEAVMGQRAASQATMFDPQGTELSGERGTSTAFSGEVSMDSGSLLMSEIVDIPDDSSPSEDSYLMDVGLRHQGERGNRSAGGEVGDGGDAGEYISFRGPPSQTPESPLAGGPRARRFLRGERSNSCSSPSTASPTYRSPVLRRQAMLASSCSQLEAIGGSASQQQSSIPEIRLQLPQGAAATSSGPLTSSSSAASEQGGGQGQGPLLPRQPLYLRRRAGKSEKDGERVRGDSERLPHLVRSHSEPGLGSSSDTVDFGSGGSKVSIDTGPSSEACLLPPTSFPPAAALPMKSSVKSATTGVQVPAKPPPTSPLRLPKDCHRSLGDLKVTRVLMARFLQRSKRNLAPSSEHAGSTGQGPKRRGGAEGVANNHLSLEQMLRTPWSTSRGPPNHQAHHPPQHRGHHHSHSDSRHNRHYSGRVPEGIHLRSCGDLSSSSSASLHRLLTPYPPHGSSGALYSESAL, from the exons ATGCCTTCGCCATCAGACTCCAGCAGCGTGGCCTCGGCCTCGGGGTCTCGAGGATGGTCGGACAGCCGTAGAGGCATGTCGGGTCGGGGGCCCGGTGGTGCACGGCTGCTCCTCTACCTGGGCCTGTGCCACCTGGGCCTAGGGGCCATGGTCCTGGCCTTCTCCTTCACCAGCATGGCCTTCACCTCCTCAGCCCGAGTGAGACAGTCCTGTCCATTTTGGGCTGGTTTCTTT GTGGTGGCCTCAGGAATAGTTGGAATAATCTCATGGAGGAGACCGTTGACACTGGTG GTGTCACTGTTCATGCTgctgtctgcagtgtgtgtgatcCTCAGCCTGGCCGGCTCCATGCTCTCCTGTCAGAACGCACAGATGGTCAAGTCGATGCTCACCTGCCAG gtggagaatggtctgtgtgtgtgttgtgcgccTACTCAGTCCTGCTccatcacagaggaggagacccTGGTGCTGTACCTGAACGCTGACTGCCACTCGGTCCGGCATCGCTTGAAG GACCTTTTGTTTAGTGCTTGCGGTCTCAGCATTCTCTCCACCATCATCTGCACCTTGTCCACTGTGACCTGCAGTATTCACATATTCTCCCTGGACCTCGTGCACCtg CTGGCTCCTCATCGCTCTCGTTCAGTCAACCCAGAATGCACCACTCCTCAGGACGCCTTCCTGACCAACATCATGGACTTTGAGGAGTTTGTCCCACCCATCCCTCCGCCTCCCTACTATCCTCCTGAGTACACCTGCAGCTCGGAGACAGACGCTCAGAG CATCACCTATAATGGCTCCATGGAGAGCCCTGTACCCCTGTACCCCACTGATTGTCCCCCTCCATATGAAGCTGTGATGGGACAGAGGGCCGCCAGCCAG GCAACAATGTTCGACCCTCAGGGCACTGAGCtgtctggagagagaggaacttCTACTGCCTTCAGTGGAGAAG tgTCCATGGACAGTGGATCTCTGCTGATGTCGGAGATTGTGGACATCCCTGATGATTCGTCTCCATCAGAGGACTCATATCTGATGGATGTTGGGCTAAGGCAccagggggagagaggaaacaggtccGCTGGTGGTGAGGTGGGAGACGGGGGAGACGCAGGGGAGTATATCAGCTTCCGTGGTCCTCCATCTCAAACACCGGAGAGTCCTCTGGCAGGAGGACCGAGAGCGAGACGCTTCCTCCGAGGAGAGAGGTCcaactcctgctcctctcccagcACAGCCTCCCCCACATACAG GTCTCCAGTTCTGCGTCGCCAGGCCATGCTAGCCAGCAGCTGTTCTCAACTGGAAGCAATAGGTGGCTCTGCCTCTCAACAGCAATCCTCCATCCCAGAGATTCGACTTCAGCTGCCACAGGGAGCTGCTGCCACCTCATCTGGTCCCCTCACTTCATCCTCCTCAGCCGCCAGCGAGCAGGGCGGAGGTCAGGGTCAGGGGCCGCTCCTCCCACGTCAACCGTTGTACCTTCGGCGAAGGGCGGGGAAGAGTGAGAAGGATGGAGAGCGTGTGAGAGGGGATAGTGAACGGCTGCCGCACCTGGTGAGGTCACACAGTGAGCCCGGGCTCGGCTCCTCCagtgacacag TTGACTTTGGCTCTGGAGGAAGCAAAGTCTCTATCGATACGG GTCCGTCCTCGGAGGCGTGTCTGCTGCCGCCCACTTcttttcctcctgctgcagctttgcCCATGAAAAGCAGCGTAAAATCTGCAACCACAGGGGTGCAGGTCCCCGCCAAACCTCCACCCACATCCCCACTGCGTTTACCTAAAGACTGCCACCGTTCCCTCGGAGACCTTAAG gTGACACGAGTTCTAATGGCTCGTTTCCTTCAACGCTCCAAACGCAACCTAGCTCCCTCCTCTGAGCATGCTGGGAGCACAGGGCAGGGGCCCAAGAGGCGGGGGGGAGCCGAGGGAGTGGCCAACAACCATCTATCCCTAGAACAA ATGTTGCGGACCCCTTGGAGCACCAGCCGAGGACCACCCAACCATCAGGCTCACCATCCCCCTCAACACCGCGGACACCACCATTCCCACAGTGACAGTCGACACAACCGGCACTACAGCGGCCGGGTTCCCGAGGGGATCCATCTGCGCAGCTGTGGAGATTTGAGCTCCTCGTCCTCAGCATCACTACATCGATTGCTGACGCCTTATCCTCCGCATGGGTCATCGGGAGCTCTCTACTCTGAGTCTGCGCTGTGA
- the fdps gene encoding farnesyl pyrophosphate synthase isoform X2: MPGHKDKVVMADSTSNGTMNGTHSKKPLLSDPQLFEDQFDELLTELTERDLTDPVLADALRRMREVMVYNAPGGKRNRGLSVIGSLRELLPASELTQDTVQRALVIGWCIELLQAFFLMSDDIMDSSVTRRGQPCWYKKDGIGLDAINDAFLMEGLIYRLLRRHCRDQSYYVHLLELFTETSFQTELGQTLDLITAPPGQIDFNRFTMERYKAIVKYKTAFYSFYLPVAAAMYMAGITSDEEHNNAKYILLEMGEFFQIQDDYLDCFGDPAVTGKIGTDIQDNKCSWLVVTALEIMTAEQRAELETCYARHDEASIEKVKALYNTLQMPTLYHKYETESYQRLQKLIARHAQNLPHPIFLNFADKIYKRIK; this comes from the exons ATGCCCGGACACAAGGACAAGGTCGTGATG GCGGACAGCACCAGCAACGGGACCATGAACGGGACCCACAGCAAGAAGCCGCTGCTGTCCGACCCGCAGCTGTTCGAGGATCAGTTCGATGAGCTGCTGACGGAGCTGACGGAGCGGGACCTCACTGACCCGGTGCTGGCGGATGCTCTGCGCAGGATGAgagag GTTATGGTGTACAATGCCCCTGGAGGCAAGAGGAACCGAGGCCTGTCTGTGATTGGCTCGCTCAGGGAGCTTCTCCCGGCCTCTGAGCTCACCCAGGACACCGTGCAGCGGGCTCTGGTTATTGGCTGGTGCATTGAGTTG CTTCAGGCATTTTTCCTCATGTCAGATGATATCATGGATTCATCTGTGACTAGGAGAGGGCAACCCTGCTGGTACAAGAAG GATGGAATAGGTTTGGATGCCATCAATGATGCGTTTCTCATGGAAGGATTGATCTACAGGCTACTCCGCAGACACTGCAGGGATCAGTCGTACTATGTCCACCTGCTGGAGCTATTTACTGAG ACATCCTTTCAGACAGAGCTTGGCCAGACATTGGACCTCATTACAGCCCCCCCTGGTCAGATAGACTTCAACAGATTCACCATGGAGAG GTACAAAGCTATTGTAAAATACAAGACTGCTTTCTACTCTTTTTACCTCCCAGTGGCAGCTGCAATGTACATG GCAGGAATCACCAGCGATGAGGAACACAATAATGCCAAATACATCTTACTTGAGATGGGAGAATTTTTCCAAATACAG GATGACTACCTAGACTGTTTTGGTGACCCTGCTGTTACAGGAAAGATTGGTACAGACATTCAGGATAACAAGTGCAGCTGGCTGGTTGTGACGGCCCTGGAAATCATGACCGCTGAACAGAGAGCAGAGCTGGAG ACATGTTACGCACGCCACGATGAAGCCAGCATAGAGAAGGTCAAAGCGCTGTACAACACCCTGCAAATGCCAACACTGTACCACAAATACGAGACTGAGAGCTACCAGCGGCTGCAGAAGCTCATCGCTCGTCACGCTCAGAACCTCCCCCACCCCATCTTCCTCAACTTTGCTGACAAAATCTACAAGAGGATCAAGTGA